In Mytilus edulis chromosome 7, xbMytEdul2.2, whole genome shotgun sequence, a single genomic region encodes these proteins:
- the LOC139481615 gene encoding intestine-specific homeobox-like, with protein MLKMSSDESSSSSPEMCKKFVTKHSIDSILRKPSEDDGGVSDDVLGRGLSPVSRTSGNDQESSEEEINWSDIHGSDNGLNRDSDLYNDMNDNSYKKRRIRTTFSADQLQTLEDVFRVTHYPDVNTREELSQKTGLPEARVQIWFQNRRAKWRKYEKLGNFGGLQGLTETNYVPAPKSSIPRQDELALGLDQTQVNRKVDCKSDDEQDMPLNLSTSSMPIFPSFPFYGLAPFPFYTGCHAPGEPKRSGSIAALRLKAREHEAAMEMMFQYK; from the exons ATGTTAAAAATGAGTTCAGACGAATCTTCAAGCAGTTCTCCAGAAATGTGTAAAAAGTTTGTTACTAAACATTCGATAGATTCCATTCTAAGGAAGCCTTCAGAAGACGATGGTGGAGTTTCAGATGATGTTTTAG GTCGTGGCCTGTCGCCAGTATCAAGGACATCAGGAAATGACCAGGAAAGCAGCGAGGAGGAAATAAACTGGAGTGACATACATGGTTCTGACAATGGATTGAACAGAGACAGTGATTTATATAATG ATATGAATGATAACAGTTACAAGAAACGACGTATAAGGACAACATTTAGTGCTGACCAGCTACAGACATTAGAAGATGTATTCCGAGTAACTCATTATCCAGACGTCAACACCAGAGAAGAACTTTCACAAAAGACAGGTTTACCGGAAGCACGTGTTCag atttggtttcaaaatagaaGAGCAAAATGGAGAAAGTATGAAAAACTTGGAAATTTTGGAGGACTACAGGGTCTTACAGAAACGAATTATGTTCCGGCACCAAAGTCAAGTATTCCTCGACAGGATGAGCTAGCACTAGGCTTAGATCAAACACAG GTAAACAGAAAGGTAGATTGCAAAAGCGACGATGAACAAGATATGCCATTAAATTTATCAACGTCGTCAATGCCAATTTTCCCTTCATTTCCATTTTATGGTTTGGCGCCGTTTCCGTTCTACACAGGTTGTCATGCACCAGGTGAACCCAAAAGATCGGGAAGCATTGCTGCTCTTCGACTGAAAGCACGAGAACACGAGGCGGCAATGGAAATGATGTTCCAATATAAATGA